From the Anaeromyxobacter dehalogenans 2CP-1 genome, the window GGACGAAGGTGACGACGAACAGGAGCAGCGTCGCGACCGCCAGGACGCGCCGTCCGGGCGACAGCGGCTCGTCGCGGAGCGGGGGCGGGTGGCGCGCGCCGATGAGGAACCGGGTCAGCAGCCACCAGAACAGCCAGTTCCAGGACAGCGTCAGGCCCGCGACGAGCAGCCCCGCCGACACCACCTCGGAGCCCGCGCGCGCGCCGCGCCGGCCGAGCAGCGCGTAGAGCACGTGGCCGCCGTCGAGCTGGCCCATGGGCACGAGGTTGAGGCTGGTGACGAGCAGGCCGAGCCAGGCGGCGAAGCCCACCGGGTGCACGAACACCTCGTGGCCGGCGGGCAGCGTCCCCCACACCAGCCGCTGCGCGGCCCAGGTCACCAGGCTGTCGCCGTAGACGCGCACGCCGGTGTCGGGGCCGAACAGCTCGCGGCCGTCCATCCAGGCGCGGAGCGCGTCGAGCGGCGAGGCCACCGTCGAGCCCGCCACGCCGGCGGCCACCTGGTGGACCTCGGAGTGCGCGAGCCCCCACACCAGCAGCGGCACCGCCACCAGGAACCCGGCGATGGGGCCGGCCGCGCCGATCTCCAGCGTGGCCTGGCGCGAGGGGAGCGCCGAGCGGATGCGGATCACCGCGCCGAGCGTGCCGGCGCCGAACGGCACCGGGATGAAGTAGGGCAGCGTCGTGTCCACCCGGTGCCGGCGCGCCAGCACGTAGTGGCCCATCTCGTGGGTGAAGAGGATCGCCACGAGCGCGCCCGCGAACGGCAGCCCGCCCTCGAGCACGCGCCCGAGCGTCGGGCCAAGCGGCGCGAGCGGCGAGAGGGTGAAGCCGGCCCACAGCGTGGTGGCCAGGGTGGCGAGGAACAGCGCCAGGTTGGCCGCGGGGAAGCGGCTCCGCGGCCGCGGTCGGAGCACGAGCTCGTCCATCCGGAAGGTAAGCTAATGGCCGCCCGCGGCGCGGGCCAAGGTTCGGCGCGCCCGGGCGCCGCGGGTCGCGCCGGCGCCGGCTCGCCCAGGGTTCGCCTAGGGTTGCCCGGGGCCCGGGCCGGCCAGCTCCTCGGGCGTGAGCTCGCGGAGCCCGTCCCTGTCGACGGTGAGGAAGAACAGCGGCTTCTCGGGCGTGCGCCGCGGGCCCATGGTGATGTCGCCGGTGGCGCCGACGTAGCCCTTCACCGCCGCGAGCGCGTCGCGCATCTGGTCGCGGGTCTGCGCCTTGCCGAGCTGCGCGCGCGCCATGCCGGCCGCGTCGA encodes:
- a CDS encoding site-2 protease family protein: MDELVLRPRPRSRFPAANLALFLATLATTLWAGFTLSPLAPLGPTLGRVLEGGLPFAGALVAILFTHEMGHYVLARRHRVDTTLPYFIPVPFGAGTLGAVIRIRSALPSRQATLEIGAAGPIAGFLVAVPLLVWGLAHSEVHQVAAGVAGSTVASPLDALRAWMDGRELFGPDTGVRVYGDSLVTWAAQRLVWGTLPAGHEVFVHPVGFAAWLGLLVTSLNLVPMGQLDGGHVLYALLGRRGARAGSEVVSAGLLVAGLTLSWNWLFWWLLTRFLIGARHPPPLRDEPLSPGRRVLAVATLLLFVVTFVPVPISL